CTGTAGGCGCAACGCCAAAGCTCGTAAGGTTTTGTTATGCCACTGACTATCACCAAACGCCACAAAACCTTGCAGATCGATACTGGGCTCTACGCCATCAGCTGTTCGATCTGATCCTGCAACTCTAACCATTCCATCTCCAACTCTTCCTGAGTACCTTGCAGATCACCGCGACGCTTTAACAGTTCGGTGAGCCTATCCTTTTGATCAGTTTGATAGATTTCACTTTCGCCCAATAAGGTTTCAATCTCATCCAGTTCAGTCTGTGCTTGAGACATCCCTTTGTCTATGCGCTCTTGTCGCTTTTTCAATGGAGAGATCAGCTTGCGTAACTCAGCTTGTTGGCGTTTCTCTGCTTTGCGATCGACCACTGCAACACTCGCCGACTCTTTAGCCGTTCCAGCACCTTGCTGCTGCAGCAGCCATTGATGGTAGTCCTCTAAATCGCCATTAAAGTTATCCACTCGACGGCTATCAACCAGATAAAAATCACTGCAGGTAGCGCGCAACAAGTGACGATCGTGCGACACCACGACCAACGCTCCTTCGAAGTCCTGCAACGCCATGGTCAGTGTATGACGCATCTCTAAATCGAGGTGGTTAGTCGGCTCATCAAGCAACAGCAGGTTTGGCTTTTGCCACACCAGTAAAGCCAATACTAGCCGCGCCTTTTCACCACCGGAAAATGGCCGTACCGGTGCCAGAGCTCGGTCACCAGCGAAGCCATAGCCACCAAGGAAATTGCGCAACTCTTGTTCTTTCGCTTCTGGAGCCAATCGCACTAGATGATCCAGTGGCGAGTCGTCCAAGCGCAATAACTCAAGCTGATGCTGAGCAAAGTAACCAATCTTCACCCCTTGGGCCAACTTGAGCTCACCGGCTTGTGGCGTTAGGTCGCCGGATAGCATCTTAATTAGGGTCGACTTACCAGCACCATTACGACCCAGTAAACCAATACGGCTGCCAGGCACCAAGTTGAGCTTAATCTGCTCTAGCACTACATGGTCACCGTAGCCCCCTTGTACCTTGTCCATCTGCAATAACGGCGATGGCAATGCCGCAGGTTGACGGAAGGCCATATGGAATACCGAGTCCGCGTGCCCTGGGGCGGAGAGTGTTAGCTTCTCCAGCGCCTTAATACGGCTTTGCGCTTGCTTGGCTTTACTGGCCTTGGCTCGAAAGCGATCAACAAAGCTCTGCATGTGCGCCTTTTCACGCTGCTGCTTATCAAAAGCTGCCTGCTGCTGAGCCAAACGCTCGGCTCGCTGCCGTTCAAACTGACTGTAGTTGCCTTGATAATGGTTAAGCTGCAGTTGATCTAAGTGAACAATCTCATTGACTACCTCATCGAGAAAATCGCGATCGTGACTGATCAATAGCAAGGTGCCCTGATAGCGTTTCAACCATTGCTCTAGCCAGATAAGGGTATCTAAATCGAGGTGGTTAGTCGGCTCATCCAACAACAACAGATCCGATGGGATCAACAGTGCCCGAGCCAAGTTAAGTCGCATCCGCCAGCCACCGGAGAATGAACGTACCGGACGCCCTTGGGCCTCCTGTTCAAAGCCTAGGCCATTAAGCAGCTCTGCTGCTGTCGCCCCAACCTGATAGCCGTGGTATGCCTCAAACGCTTCATGGGCATGGCCAATACGGTCACCGTTGCCATCTTCTTGGGCATCGTGCAGTTCCTGCTCTAGCTGACGATAACGGCTGTCACCATCCAGCACGTAATCTATGGCGCTGGTATCTAGCCCTGGAGTTTCCTGTGCCACTGACGCCATTCGCCAATCTTTCGGCAACTGACAATTACCGGCATCGACGCCATATTCACCCTGAAGCAAGGCAAATAGGCTTGATTTACCCGCGCCATTGGCGCCAACTAAGGCCACTTTGTGGCCTGGAAATACAGTCAAACTGGCGTTATCGAGCAATCGCTTACCGCCACGGATGAGTTGCACGTTATCCAGGGTTATCATAGGAAACATCTAATTGGGAAAAGTGGCCGGATAATAGCGGATTTCGGCTCAACAAGGGAGTGGTACTACCATGCGTAAACGCTTTATTGCTGGTGCAACCTGTCCAAAGTGCAGTGATCAGGACAGTATTATGCTGTTTATCGAGAGTGGCGTTGAGGTGATGGAGTGTGTTAGCTGCGGCTACCGCAAGCACCAAGGATCCGAAGCTGCAGAGCAGCAAGCCAGTGGCGACGTTATCGGGGTATTCAAACCCGAGTAACTCACTAGAACAACAAAAGGGGCCAACGGCCCCTTTTGTTTTTGCAGTATGTTACATACCAAACAGCGATTTAGACTTCTGCTTACGCAGCTGTTTCTCATCAGCCCACTCAATCAGGCCAGAGTCGAGATCCATTAAACGCATGGTCATCTTATAGTAAACATCTTTGGTTGAGCCATCTTGCTTAACGATGCTCGAAAGGTTGCCGTATAACATGTATTGAGCACCAACTTGGCGACCAAATTGAATCGCTTTGCTTGGATCAACCAAACCGGAGT
The genomic region above belongs to Ferrimonas lipolytica and contains:
- a CDS encoding ATP-binding cassette domain-containing protein, translated to MITLDNVQLIRGGKRLLDNASLTVFPGHKVALVGANGAGKSSLFALLQGEYGVDAGNCQLPKDWRMASVAQETPGLDTSAIDYVLDGDSRYRQLEQELHDAQEDGNGDRIGHAHEAFEAYHGYQVGATAAELLNGLGFEQEAQGRPVRSFSGGWRMRLNLARALLIPSDLLLLDEPTNHLDLDTLIWLEQWLKRYQGTLLLISHDRDFLDEVVNEIVHLDQLQLNHYQGNYSQFERQRAERLAQQQAAFDKQQREKAHMQSFVDRFRAKASKAKQAQSRIKALEKLTLSAPGHADSVFHMAFRQPAALPSPLLQMDKVQGGYGDHVVLEQIKLNLVPGSRIGLLGRNGAGKSTLIKMLSGDLTPQAGELKLAQGVKIGYFAQHQLELLRLDDSPLDHLVRLAPEAKEQELRNFLGGYGFAGDRALAPVRPFSGGEKARLVLALLVWQKPNLLLLDEPTNHLDLEMRHTLTMALQDFEGALVVVSHDRHLLRATCSDFYLVDSRRVDNFNGDLEDYHQWLLQQQGAGTAKESASVAVVDRKAEKRQQAELRKLISPLKKRQERIDKGMSQAQTELDEIETLLGESEIYQTDQKDRLTELLKRRGDLQGTQEELEMEWLELQDQIEQLMA
- a CDS encoding YheV family putative zinc ribbon protein; translated protein: MRKRFIAGATCPKCSDQDSIMLFIESGVEVMECVSCGYRKHQGSEAAEQQASGDVIGVFKPE